The following coding sequences lie in one Parachlamydia acanthamoebae genomic window:
- a CDS encoding bifunctional heptose 7-phosphate kinase/heptose 1-phosphate adenyltransferase: protein MVRLTGSISQLSNQKVMVIGDFLLDTYTIGKARRISPEAPVAVIQVEREEHRPGGAGNVVLNLLSLGAHVIAVGRIGEDLSGKLLAETLQDEGISTAGLMIQAGYPTPVKNRVIAENQQIVRVDHERILPIPEMLEQQVIEKLSSLLEDVKVVAISDYGKGFLSPTLLSGLMAETKKRGIPVITDPKGIDFTKYQGSTVIKPNLKEAYEAVNLPFETSLDEVAKRVLKLTQAEVLMITRSECGISLFYPNGKRDDFPVAVREVKDVTGAGDTVLAILACSVASGLSLGEAAQLSNVAAGIAIERFGCARVTISDLAHRLLELDVDNKVFNENHFFALQEVLRGKFLAIIGLSSKDGFSAALFDAIQQLRQRENWNVLVNVLDREPLPAFIQMLASLHTIDFISQQDNMEKLTSIMQPNEVYLAASNGLQKIEPIVIF from the coding sequence ATGGTAAGACTGACGGGCTCAATTAGCCAACTTTCTAATCAAAAAGTAATGGTCATTGGAGATTTCCTCCTTGATACGTATACAATAGGAAAAGCGCGTCGGATTTCACCCGAAGCACCAGTCGCTGTGATCCAAGTCGAACGGGAAGAACATCGTCCTGGAGGTGCTGGAAACGTTGTGTTAAATTTACTTTCTCTTGGTGCTCATGTCATTGCTGTTGGGCGTATTGGAGAAGATTTATCAGGTAAATTGCTTGCAGAGACACTCCAAGATGAAGGGATTTCTACTGCGGGGCTAATGATTCAAGCCGGTTACCCAACACCTGTTAAAAATCGCGTGATTGCCGAAAATCAACAAATTGTACGGGTGGATCATGAACGTATCTTGCCTATTCCAGAGATGCTAGAACAACAAGTGATAGAAAAACTCTCTTCGCTTTTGGAAGACGTGAAAGTTGTGGCTATTTCAGATTATGGCAAAGGCTTTTTATCTCCCACATTGCTGAGTGGATTAATGGCTGAAACGAAAAAAAGAGGCATTCCTGTTATTACAGACCCTAAAGGAATTGATTTTACTAAATATCAAGGTTCCACGGTCATCAAACCAAACCTCAAAGAAGCTTATGAAGCCGTGAACCTACCCTTCGAAACTTCTTTGGATGAAGTGGCTAAACGGGTTCTTAAATTGACACAAGCCGAAGTTTTAATGATTACACGTTCAGAATGTGGAATTTCTTTGTTTTATCCCAATGGGAAACGAGACGATTTTCCTGTGGCTGTTCGGGAGGTCAAAGATGTGACAGGAGCTGGGGATACAGTCTTGGCCATACTCGCATGTTCTGTTGCTTCAGGTTTATCCTTAGGGGAAGCAGCACAACTTTCCAATGTAGCTGCGGGCATTGCCATTGAACGTTTTGGTTGTGCTCGGGTGACTATATCTGACCTAGCCCATCGATTATTAGAATTAGATGTGGATAATAAAGTTTTTAATGAAAATCATTTCTTCGCCCTTCAAGAAGTTTTACGAGGAAAATTTCTAGCAATCATTGGCTTATCGAGTAAAGATGGGTTTAGTGCGGCGCTTTTTGATGCCATTCAGCAATTGAGACAAAGAGAAAACTGGAATGTTTTGGTGAACGTATTAGACCGAGAACCTCTTCCTGCTTTTATTCAAATGCTGGCTTCCCTGCATACGATTGATTTTATCAGCCAGCAAGACAACATGGAAAAGCTGACTTCTATCATGCAACCCAATGAAGTCTATTTAGCTGCTTCAAATGGGTTGCAAAAGATCGAGCCTATAGTTATCTTTTAA
- the rfaD gene encoding ADP-glyceromanno-heptose 6-epimerase: MKIYDDQLIVVTGGAGFIGSGVIHHLNDKGLRNIVVVDDLGTSDKWKNLVGKQFIDIISKHHLFEWLKGKEHLIDAFIHLGACSSTVEKDANYLLENNYRFTVHLAEYAIKNNHRFIYASSAATYGDGSDGFQDSHNELQKLAPLNMYGYSKHLFDLWASQQEILDKIVGLKYFNVFGPNEWHKGRMASAIMHVVPMALKEGKIRLFKSNDPHFSNGGQQRDFIYVKDVARMTCSFLDNDVTGIFNIGTGIAETWNDLAKAIFKALNLPENIEYIDMPPDLLGKYQNYTCADMSRTWGVLGDLAKCTPLEESVKDYVQNYLLPEKRW; the protein is encoded by the coding sequence ATGAAAATATATGACGATCAACTAATTGTTGTCACTGGTGGGGCTGGTTTTATTGGCTCTGGGGTGATACACCATTTAAACGACAAGGGACTTCGCAATATTGTCGTTGTGGATGATCTCGGAACAAGTGATAAATGGAAAAATCTAGTCGGCAAGCAATTCATTGATATCATATCCAAACATCATCTTTTTGAATGGCTTAAAGGAAAAGAGCATCTTATCGACGCTTTTATTCACTTAGGGGCTTGCAGCAGCACGGTGGAAAAAGATGCTAACTACCTCTTGGAGAATAACTATCGCTTTACTGTCCATCTCGCCGAATATGCGATCAAAAATAATCACCGGTTTATCTATGCTTCCTCTGCTGCGACGTATGGTGACGGATCCGATGGATTTCAAGATAGCCACAATGAGCTTCAAAAATTAGCCCCACTCAACATGTATGGATACTCTAAGCATCTTTTTGATCTATGGGCTTCTCAACAAGAAATCTTAGATAAAATCGTAGGCTTAAAATATTTTAATGTTTTCGGACCAAATGAGTGGCACAAAGGACGTATGGCTTCTGCCATAATGCACGTGGTTCCTATGGCCTTGAAAGAAGGGAAAATCCGTTTATTCAAATCAAATGATCCTCATTTTTCAAACGGGGGGCAACAACGAGATTTTATCTATGTGAAAGATGTGGCTCGCATGACCTGTTCCTTTTTAGATAATGATGTAACGGGAATTTTTAATATAGGAACAGGGATAGCTGAAACGTGGAATGATCTTGCCAAGGCTATTTTTAAAGCGTTAAATCTTCCAGAAAACATTGAGTATATTGACATGCCACCTGATTTATTAGGCAAGTATCAAAACTATACATGTGCAGACATGTCTAGAACATGGGGTGTTTTAGGCGATCTAGCAAAATGTACTCCTCTCGAAGAATCTGTAAAAGATTATGTTCAAAATTATTTGCTTCCGGAGAAAAGATGGTAA